A stretch of Stenotrophomonas indicatrix DNA encodes these proteins:
- a CDS encoding DNA topoisomerase I gives MPKHLLIVESPAKAKTINKYLGKDYTVLASYGHVRDLIPKEGAVDPDNGFAMHYDVIEKNEKHVDAIAKAAKGADDILLATDPDREGEAISWHIAEILKERGLVKDKPMQRVVFTEITPRAIKEAISQPREIASDLVDAQQARRALDYLVGFNLSPVLWRKVQRGLSAGRVQSPALRMIVEREEEIEAFIAREYWSIAAECAHPSQHFNAKLVKLDGQKFEQFTVTDGDTAEAARLRIQQAAQGALHVTDVASKERKRRPAPPFTTSTLQQEASRKLGFTTRKTMQVAQKLYEGVDIGGDEGTVGLISYMRTDSVNLSQDALAEIRDVIARDYGIASLPDQPNTYQTKSKNAQEAHEAVRPTSALRTPAQVARFLTDDERKLYELIWKRAVACQMIPATLNTVSVDLSAGSEHVFRASGTTVVVPGFLAVYEEGKDSKSAEDDDEGRKLPAMKPGDRVPLERIVADQHFTQPPPRFTEAALVKALEEYGIGRPSTYASIIQTLLFRKYVEMEGRSFRPSDVGRAVSKFLSSHFTQYVDYDFTAKLEDELDAVSRGEEEWIPLMSRFWGPFKELVEDKKESVDRAEASGARELGTDPKTGKPVSVRLGRFGPYAAIGSTAEDAEDKPKFASLRPGQSMHTISLEDALELFLMPRALGEDKGEDVSVGIGRFGPFAKRGSTYASLKKEDDPYTIDLARAVFLIEEKEEIARNRIIKEFEGSDIQVLNGRFGPYISDGKMNGKIPKDREPASLTLAEVQQLMEETGKPVRKGFGAKKAAAKKAPAKKAAVKKEAAPKKAAAKKAPAKKAAAKKAVAKKAPAKKAVKKAAK, from the coding sequence ATGCCCAAGCACCTGCTCATCGTTGAATCGCCGGCCAAAGCCAAGACGATCAACAAATACCTCGGCAAGGACTACACGGTCCTGGCCTCGTATGGGCACGTGCGTGACCTGATCCCGAAGGAAGGCGCGGTTGACCCGGACAACGGGTTCGCCATGCATTACGACGTGATCGAGAAGAACGAAAAGCATGTCGATGCGATCGCCAAGGCCGCAAAGGGCGCCGACGACATCCTGCTGGCGACCGACCCGGATCGCGAGGGTGAAGCGATCAGCTGGCATATCGCCGAGATCCTGAAGGAGCGCGGGCTGGTCAAGGACAAGCCGATGCAGCGCGTGGTGTTCACCGAGATCACCCCGCGCGCGATCAAGGAAGCGATCAGCCAGCCGCGCGAGATCGCCAGCGACCTGGTCGATGCCCAGCAGGCGCGCCGCGCGCTGGACTACCTGGTCGGTTTCAACCTGTCGCCGGTGCTGTGGCGCAAGGTCCAGCGCGGCCTGTCGGCAGGCCGCGTGCAGAGCCCGGCGCTGCGCATGATCGTCGAGCGCGAGGAAGAGATCGAAGCCTTCATCGCCCGCGAGTACTGGTCGATCGCCGCCGAGTGCGCGCATCCCTCGCAGCACTTCAACGCCAAGCTGGTCAAGCTGGACGGGCAGAAGTTCGAGCAGTTCACCGTCACCGACGGCGACACCGCCGAGGCCGCCCGCCTGCGCATCCAGCAGGCCGCGCAGGGCGCCCTGCATGTCACCGACGTGGCCAGCAAGGAGCGCAAGCGCCGCCCCGCGCCGCCGTTCACCACTTCCACGCTGCAGCAGGAAGCTTCGCGCAAGCTCGGTTTCACCACGCGCAAGACCATGCAGGTCGCGCAGAAGCTGTACGAAGGCGTGGACATCGGCGGCGACGAAGGCACGGTCGGCCTGATCTCGTACATGCGTACCGACTCGGTGAACCTGTCGCAGGACGCGCTGGCCGAAATCCGCGACGTGATTGCCCGTGATTACGGCATCGCCTCGCTGCCCGACCAGCCCAACACCTACCAGACCAAGTCCAAGAACGCCCAGGAAGCGCACGAAGCGGTGCGCCCGACCTCGGCACTGCGCACCCCGGCCCAGGTCGCGCGGTTCCTGACCGACGACGAGCGCAAGCTGTACGAGCTGATCTGGAAGCGTGCAGTGGCCTGCCAGATGATCCCGGCAACGCTCAACACCGTCAGCGTGGACCTGTCGGCCGGCAGCGAACATGTGTTCCGCGCCAGCGGCACCACGGTGGTGGTGCCCGGCTTCCTGGCCGTGTACGAGGAAGGCAAGGACAGCAAGAGCGCCGAGGATGACGATGAAGGCCGCAAGCTGCCGGCGATGAAGCCGGGCGACCGCGTGCCGCTGGAGCGCATCGTGGCCGACCAGCACTTCACCCAGCCGCCGCCGCGCTTCACTGAAGCGGCGCTGGTGAAGGCGCTGGAAGAGTACGGCATCGGTCGTCCTTCGACCTACGCCTCGATCATCCAGACCCTGCTGTTCCGCAAGTACGTGGAAATGGAAGGCCGCAGCTTCCGCCCGTCCGATGTCGGCCGTGCGGTGTCCAAGTTCCTGTCCAGCCACTTCACCCAGTACGTCGACTACGACTTCACCGCCAAGCTGGAGGACGAGCTCGATGCCGTCTCGCGTGGCGAGGAAGAGTGGATTCCGCTGATGTCGCGCTTCTGGGGACCGTTCAAGGAACTGGTCGAAGACAAGAAGGAATCGGTCGACCGTGCCGAGGCCAGTGGTGCGCGCGAGCTGGGTACCGACCCGAAGACCGGCAAGCCGGTCAGCGTGCGCCTGGGCCGGTTCGGGCCGTACGCGGCCATCGGCAGCACCGCCGAGGATGCCGAGGACAAGCCCAAGTTCGCCTCGCTGCGGCCGGGCCAGTCGATGCACACCATTTCCCTGGAAGACGCGCTGGAACTGTTCCTGATGCCGCGCGCGCTGGGTGAGGACAAGGGCGAGGACGTCAGCGTCGGCATCGGCCGCTTCGGCCCGTTCGCCAAGCGCGGCAGCACCTACGCTTCGCTGAAGAAGGAAGACGACCCGTACACCATCGACCTGGCCCGCGCCGTGTTCCTGATCGAAGAGAAGGAAGAAATCGCGCGCAACCGGATCATCAAGGAGTTCGAGGGCAGCGACATCCAGGTGCTGAACGGTCGTTTCGGCCCGTACATCAGCGACGGCAAGATGAACGGCAAGATCCCCAAGGATCGTGAACCGGCATCGCTGACCCTGGCCGAGGTGCAGCAGTTGATGGAAGAAACCGGCAAGCCGGTGCGCAAGGGCTTCGGCGCCAAGAAGGCCGCCGCCAAGAAGGCACCGGCAAAGAAGGCGGCAGTGAAGAAGGAAGCCGCGCCGAAGAAGGCTGCTGCCAAGAAGGCGCCGGCCAAGAAGGCGGCTGCGAAGAAGGCCGTGGCCAAGAAGGCACCGGCAAAGAAGGCCGTCAAGAAGGCGGCCAAGTAG
- a CDS encoding Sua5/YciO/YrdC/YwlC family protein: MKELTLDAAVATLRSGGVIAYPTEAVWGLGCDPAHEAAVHTLLRLKQRPIEKGMILVAADLSQLQGWVRLQALPDARQRAVLASWPGANTWILPAGTRAPGWITGEHSGIAVRISAHPLVAALCQAWGGPLVSTSANLAGEPPARSREELDPRLLRLLDGILDGQTGGLAQPTPIRDALSGNVLRS; encoded by the coding sequence ATGAAAGAACTCACACTGGACGCCGCAGTCGCCACGCTCCGCAGTGGCGGGGTGATTGCCTACCCGACCGAAGCGGTCTGGGGCCTGGGTTGCGATCCTGCGCACGAGGCAGCGGTGCACACGCTGCTGCGACTGAAGCAGCGCCCGATCGAGAAAGGCATGATCCTGGTGGCCGCTGACCTGTCGCAGCTGCAGGGCTGGGTGCGCCTGCAGGCGCTGCCCGATGCACGCCAGCGCGCAGTGCTCGCCAGCTGGCCCGGCGCCAACACCTGGATCCTGCCCGCCGGTACCCGCGCGCCCGGCTGGATCACCGGCGAACACAGCGGCATCGCGGTACGCATCAGCGCGCACCCGCTGGTCGCAGCGCTGTGCCAGGCCTGGGGTGGCCCCCTGGTATCAACCAGCGCCAACCTTGCCGGCGAGCCCCCCGCGCGCAGCCGCGAAGAACTGGACCCACGCCTGCTGCGCCTGCTCGACGGCATCCTCGATGGGCAGACCGGCGGCCTGGCCCAACCCACGCCGATCCGCGACGCGCTCAGTGGCAACGTACTGCGCTCCTGA
- a CDS encoding DUF4124 domain-containing protein produces the protein MTLLRAVLSLALLLSLPALAADDVRVYRCVGSNGAVALQDKPCTTGRQQVRDLQRPRDPPPRVVSTEAAPPAPVQTPAMREREVRHVYIQPPQPMYECVSEDGDRYTSDNNEGNPRWVPLWTTVWYPHGHPGGAYPGPHPGPRPAGSGNTLGPPIGGGPAVYRPPSVGVGVNVPAGNILVRDTCHALPPQEVCARLRDRRWELDRRYNSALQSERTAISKEQRGIDARLAQDCGG, from the coding sequence ATGACCCTGCTGCGCGCTGTCCTGTCTCTGGCCCTGCTGCTGTCGTTGCCGGCCCTTGCCGCCGACGACGTGCGGGTCTACCGCTGCGTCGGCAGCAATGGTGCCGTCGCGCTGCAGGACAAGCCCTGCACGACCGGCCGCCAGCAAGTGCGCGACCTGCAACGGCCGCGCGACCCGCCGCCACGGGTGGTCAGCACCGAGGCCGCGCCGCCCGCACCGGTGCAGACGCCAGCGATGCGCGAGCGCGAGGTGCGCCATGTCTACATCCAGCCGCCACAGCCGATGTACGAATGCGTGAGTGAAGACGGCGACCGTTACACCAGCGACAACAACGAAGGGAATCCGCGCTGGGTGCCGCTGTGGACCACGGTCTGGTACCCGCATGGTCATCCTGGCGGTGCGTACCCCGGACCGCATCCGGGGCCGCGTCCGGCCGGCAGCGGCAACACCCTCGGTCCCCCCATCGGCGGCGGGCCTGCGGTGTATCGCCCGCCGTCAGTGGGCGTCGGTGTCAACGTGCCTGCCGGCAACATCCTGGTGCGCGATACCTGCCACGCCCTGCCCCCGCAGGAAGTGTGCGCACGCCTGCGTGATCGTCGCTGGGAACTGGACCGGCGTTACAACAGCGCGCTGCAGAGCGAGCGCACCGCGATCAGCAAGGAGCAGCGTGGCATCGACGCGCGGCTGGCGCAGGACTGCGGCGGCTGA
- a CDS encoding SDR family oxidoreductase encodes MTQQRWRLDGQTALITGASAGIGLAIAHELAGLGADLMIVGRDLDMLESARDELLDVYPQHQVHALAADVSDDEDRRQILDWVEDHADGLHILVNNAGGNITKPATEYSEDEWRGIFETNLFSAFELSRYAHPLLARHASSAIVNVGSVSGLTHVRSGVVYGMTKAAMHQMTRNLAVEWAEDGIRVNAVAPWYIRTRRTSGPLSDTDYYEEVIGRTPMRRIGEPEEVASAVGFLCLPASSYVTGECIAVDGGFLRYGF; translated from the coding sequence ATGACCCAGCAACGGTGGCGCCTGGATGGGCAGACGGCCCTGATCACCGGTGCCAGCGCCGGTATCGGCCTGGCGATCGCGCATGAACTGGCCGGTCTCGGCGCCGATCTGATGATCGTCGGCCGCGACCTGGACATGCTGGAGAGTGCCCGCGACGAACTGCTGGATGTGTATCCGCAGCACCAGGTGCATGCCTTGGCCGCCGATGTGTCCGATGACGAAGATCGCCGGCAGATCCTGGACTGGGTCGAGGACCACGCCGACGGCCTGCACATTCTGGTCAACAATGCCGGTGGCAACATCACCAAGCCCGCCACGGAATATTCCGAAGACGAGTGGCGCGGCATTTTCGAGACCAATCTGTTCTCGGCGTTCGAGCTGTCGCGCTATGCGCATCCGTTGCTCGCGCGCCACGCTTCGTCGGCCATCGTCAACGTCGGCAGCGTGTCCGGCCTGACCCATGTGCGCAGCGGCGTGGTCTATGGCATGACCAAGGCGGCGATGCACCAGATGACCCGCAACCTCGCGGTGGAGTGGGCCGAGGACGGCATCCGGGTCAATGCAGTAGCGCCGTGGTACATCCGGACCCGTCGCACGTCCGGCCCGCTGTCCGATACCGACTACTACGAGGAAGTGATCGGACGCACGCCGATGCGGCGCATCGGTGAGCCGGAGGAAGTGGCCTCGGCCGTGGGCTTCCTGTGCCTGCCGGCATCGAGCTATGTCACCGGCGAATGCATCGCGGTGGATGGCGGCTTCCTGCGATACGGGTTCTGA
- the sppA gene encoding signal peptide peptidase SppA: MNQPVPPLPPANRNPVASFFIGLWDVMNFTRRLILNLVFFGLLLLVLVMFIVAAGMGAGASKALQDRTTLVIAPEGRLVEQYSADPVSRALAKAVGDNGAEEVQLRDLIRVIESARDDKKIERVVLELDKLQPSGFASLREVSAALQDLRASGKQLVAFSESMGQSQYLLAAQADEVYLDPMGSVVLEGLGRYRQYFRTGLQDKLGVDVHLFKVGEYKSAAEPYVLDAASPASKEADLFWMNDVWQRYLGDIAKARRLDPAQLAAGIDTLPEGVAAAGGDLAKFALQQKLVTALKTREEFEDLMIERGVADEDADGGFRNIDFGTYMAQLDARRNPVDSRPQVAVIVASGEISGGDLPAGRIGGESTSALLRAARDDDDVKAVVLRVDSPGGEVYASEQIRREVVALQAAGKPVVVSMGDLAASGGYWISMNADRIYADPSTITGSIGIFGMIPNFSRALDKFGVHTDGVGTTRFAGAFDVTRPMDPAVGQVIQSVINKGYADFTGRVAEARKKPVEAIDEVARGRVWSGAQAKERGLVDAFGGLKDAVADAAGRAKLGATDKYRVRYIEKAATPFAQFVSGFAGSHVGAWMLADSGVGRMMLARTMPEIDTQLRFVENAAREKGNGAPVKSLAYCFCGF, from the coding sequence ATGAACCAACCCGTGCCGCCGCTGCCCCCGGCGAACCGCAATCCTGTCGCCAGCTTCTTCATCGGGCTGTGGGACGTGATGAATTTCACCCGCCGGTTGATCCTCAACCTGGTGTTCTTCGGCCTGTTGCTGCTGGTGCTGGTGATGTTCATCGTCGCTGCGGGCATGGGCGCAGGTGCCAGCAAGGCGCTGCAGGACCGCACCACCCTGGTGATCGCGCCGGAAGGCCGCCTGGTCGAGCAGTACAGTGCCGATCCGGTCAGCCGCGCGCTGGCCAAGGCCGTCGGTGACAACGGTGCCGAGGAAGTGCAGCTGCGCGATCTGATCCGGGTGATCGAGAGCGCGCGCGATGACAAGAAGATCGAGAGGGTGGTGCTGGAACTGGACAAGCTGCAGCCGTCCGGTTTCGCCTCGCTGCGCGAAGTGTCCGCCGCGCTGCAGGACCTGCGCGCCTCGGGCAAGCAGCTGGTGGCCTTCAGCGAGAGCATGGGGCAGTCGCAGTATCTGCTTGCCGCACAGGCCGACGAGGTCTACCTGGACCCCATGGGGTCGGTGGTGCTGGAAGGCCTGGGTCGCTACCGCCAGTATTTCCGCACCGGCCTGCAGGACAAGCTGGGCGTGGACGTGCACCTGTTCAAGGTAGGCGAGTACAAGTCGGCGGCCGAGCCGTACGTGCTCGACGCGGCGTCGCCGGCGTCCAAGGAAGCCGATCTGTTCTGGATGAACGATGTGTGGCAGCGCTACCTCGGCGATATCGCCAAGGCCCGCCGCCTGGATCCGGCACAGCTGGCGGCCGGTATCGACACCCTGCCTGAAGGCGTCGCTGCCGCCGGCGGCGACCTGGCCAAGTTCGCCCTGCAGCAGAAGCTGGTGACCGCGCTGAAGACCCGCGAGGAATTCGAGGATCTGATGATCGAGCGCGGCGTGGCCGACGAAGACGCCGACGGTGGTTTCCGCAACATCGATTTCGGCACCTACATGGCCCAGCTCGATGCGCGCCGCAACCCGGTTGATTCGCGTCCGCAGGTCGCGGTCATCGTGGCCTCCGGTGAAATCAGCGGCGGCGATCTGCCGGCCGGCCGTATCGGTGGTGAATCGACCTCGGCGCTGCTGCGTGCTGCCCGCGACGATGACGACGTCAAGGCCGTGGTGCTGCGCGTGGATTCGCCGGGCGGCGAAGTCTACGCCTCCGAGCAGATCCGTCGCGAAGTGGTGGCACTGCAGGCTGCCGGAAAGCCGGTGGTTGTGTCCATGGGTGACCTCGCTGCGTCCGGTGGTTACTGGATCAGCATGAACGCCGATCGCATCTATGCCGATCCGTCGACCATCACCGGTTCGATCGGCATCTTCGGCATGATCCCCAACTTCAGCCGTGCGCTGGACAAGTTCGGCGTGCACACCGATGGCGTCGGCACCACCCGTTTCGCCGGTGCCTTCGACGTCACCCGACCGATGGACCCGGCGGTGGGCCAGGTCATCCAGTCGGTGATCAACAAGGGCTATGCCGATTTCACCGGCCGTGTTGCCGAGGCCCGCAAGAAGCCGGTCGAGGCGATTGACGAAGTGGCCCGTGGGCGCGTCTGGAGCGGTGCGCAGGCCAAGGAGCGCGGTCTGGTCGATGCCTTCGGTGGCCTGAAGGACGCCGTGGCTGACGCTGCTGGCCGGGCCAAGCTGGGCGCGACCGACAAGTACCGTGTGCGCTACATCGAGAAGGCGGCCACGCCGTTCGCGCAGTTCGTCAGCGGCTTCGCTGGCAGCCACGTCGGCGCCTGGATGCTGGCCGATTCCGGCGTGGGCCGGATGATGCTGGCGCGAACGATGCCGGAAATCGATACGCAGCTGCGCTTCGTTGAAAATGCGGCCCGCGAGAAGGGCAACGGTGCACCGGTGAAGTCGCTGGCGTATTGCTTCTGCGGGTTCTGA
- a CDS encoding MATE family efflux transporter, which translates to MSTATSTPRFSKEVGATGLLALPLVLGHVSTGLISFVDNVIAGHHATSTLAAVTIGTALLWLPMLIPIGTLISLTASVSQLHGAGREREIGPLFRQALWLALGLGLIMFTFLTVVPPLLPAFGIAPDIVPGATAFLHAVRWGGPALTLYFCMRYLSEGMHWTLPTMLLGFGGLLVLAPMGYVLANGKLGFPEMGAEGLGIASAVMMWLQAIAFGTYLWFTKRFAHLQLFSHFEGPRWSAIWDLLRTGLPIGITVLMEGGLFIVTALLIGRLGANEAAAHQIAINVAQLCFMIPMGVAEATTVRVGHAVGRGDGFGVRRAAWAGYAIIMGTQTLSAAALLFGHDAIVGVYTNDLAVAGLASTLLLYAATFQFPDGIQVLSAGALRGLKDTRVPMFIAMFAYWGLGMPLGAGLGLGLGMGPQGMWIGLIVGLTAAAILMGWRLSRSSKRIGQSTLA; encoded by the coding sequence ATGTCTACTGCAACCTCCACGCCGCGCTTCAGCAAGGAAGTCGGCGCTACCGGTCTGCTTGCCCTGCCGCTTGTGCTCGGGCACGTCTCCACCGGTCTGATCTCCTTCGTCGACAACGTGATTGCCGGCCACCATGCGACATCCACCCTGGCCGCAGTGACCATCGGCACTGCGCTGCTGTGGCTGCCGATGCTGATCCCGATTGGCACGCTGATCTCGCTCACCGCCTCGGTGTCGCAGCTGCATGGCGCCGGCCGTGAGCGCGAGATCGGCCCGCTGTTCCGGCAGGCGCTGTGGCTGGCGCTGGGCCTGGGCCTGATCATGTTCACCTTCCTCACCGTGGTGCCGCCGCTGCTGCCGGCATTCGGCATCGCCCCGGACATCGTGCCCGGCGCAACGGCCTTCCTGCATGCGGTGCGCTGGGGTGGCCCGGCGCTGACGCTGTACTTCTGCATGCGCTATCTCAGTGAAGGCATGCATTGGACGCTGCCGACCATGCTGCTCGGTTTTGGCGGCCTGCTGGTGCTGGCGCCGATGGGGTACGTGCTGGCCAACGGCAAGCTGGGCTTCCCGGAAATGGGCGCTGAAGGCCTGGGCATCGCCTCGGCGGTGATGATGTGGCTGCAGGCGATCGCCTTCGGTACCTACCTGTGGTTCACCAAGCGCTTTGCCCACCTGCAGCTGTTCTCGCACTTCGAGGGGCCGCGCTGGTCAGCGATCTGGGACCTGCTGCGCACCGGCCTGCCGATCGGCATCACCGTGCTGATGGAAGGTGGCCTGTTCATCGTCACCGCATTGCTGATTGGTCGCCTGGGCGCCAATGAAGCGGCCGCGCACCAGATCGCGATCAACGTGGCGCAGCTGTGCTTCATGATCCCGATGGGCGTGGCCGAGGCGACCACCGTGCGGGTCGGCCATGCGGTTGGCCGTGGCGATGGCTTCGGCGTGCGCCGTGCGGCGTGGGCCGGCTACGCGATCATCATGGGTACGCAGACGCTGTCGGCGGCGGCACTGCTGTTCGGCCACGACGCCATCGTCGGCGTCTACACCAACGACCTGGCCGTGGCCGGGCTGGCCTCGACCCTGCTGCTGTACGCAGCCACCTTCCAGTTCCCCGATGGCATCCAGGTGCTGTCGGCCGGCGCGCTGCGCGGCCTGAAGGACACCCGCGTGCCGATGTTCATCGCCATGTTCGCCTACTGGGGCCTGGGCATGCCGCTGGGTGCCGGGCTCGGCCTGGGCCTGGGCATGGGGCCGCAGGGCATGTGGATCGGCCTGATCGTCGGCCTGACCGCCGCCGCCATCCTGATGGGCTGGCGCCTGAGCCGCAGCAGCAAACGCATTGGCCAGTCCACGCTGGCCTGA
- a CDS encoding DUF3106 domain-containing protein yields MNKLLFAGLLLALPLSLAAAPQSVNVPLPAPSATPSATPTAAAAFAQLDPAQQRQRRSDYAAWRALPEGERERIRQAAARFAALPADQQQRLRAQFQAQDQAFREGWRLGPQLGAEFPKLHGLFGFVPPQQRDAVLAVLRQLSPSQLAQLALVAQRTPPQERDSVRSAFLTVPAAERDTWLKRQAGQ; encoded by the coding sequence ATGAATAAGCTCCTCTTCGCCGGCCTGCTGCTGGCCCTGCCGCTGTCGCTGGCGGCCGCTCCGCAATCAGTGAACGTGCCGCTGCCCGCACCGTCGGCAACACCATCGGCCACGCCCACTGCCGCGGCGGCATTCGCGCAACTCGATCCCGCCCAGCAACGCCAGCGTCGCAGCGACTACGCCGCGTGGCGGGCCCTGCCGGAGGGTGAGCGCGAACGCATCCGCCAGGCCGCCGCCCGCTTCGCCGCGTTGCCGGCCGACCAGCAGCAACGCCTGCGCGCGCAGTTCCAGGCACAGGACCAAGCCTTCCGCGAAGGCTGGCGGCTGGGCCCGCAACTGGGCGCAGAATTCCCCAAGCTGCACGGCCTGTTCGGCTTCGTACCGCCGCAACAGCGCGACGCCGTGCTTGCCGTGCTGCGCCAGCTGAGTCCGTCGCAGTTGGCGCAGCTGGCCCTGGTCGCCCAGCGCACGCCGCCGCAGGAACGCGACAGCGTACGCAGCGCATTCCTGACGGTCCCCGCCGCCGAACGCGACACCTGGCTCAAGCGCCAGGCCGGCCAATAA
- a CDS encoding primosomal protein N', protein MGRYTGPMLAPESGPVPTLQVALPVPLPRLFDYLPPQGEGPTVAVGCRLKVPFGNRELIGVVAGHGQTEDSQGLRQALAWCDTTPLLQGELWQSLQWLARYTHAPLGEVLSTALPGPLRHGEPLPDTHHWGWQLTAEGHAQREKLRAGSRPRQLAELLAEAVVDEDVLSARMQDWRVAARSLGKRDLAERIALSVAPQHAQPLPGPTLNAEQAEAVAAITAAESFQAFLLDGVTGSGKTEVYLQAIIHCLAQGRQALVLVPEIGLTPQTLARFRGRLGIAVHALHSGLTDNERARVWAAASRGEARVIVGTRSAVFIPLPQPGLLIVDEEHDGSYKQQDGIRYHARDFALVRAKAQGIPVLLGSATPSLETLHNAYAGRYAHLRLKQRAGDARPPRVRILDVRKRPLRDGLSADVLAGIGEHLQRGQQVLVFKNRRGYAPVLLCHDCGWTAPCNRCDAPMTVHGGGRRLQCHHCGARQPAPLACPACGSLALQPQGIGTERLEEHLVSAFADFPVVRIDRGTTARRDALEQQLAKLGNAPGILVGTQILAKGHDLPKLTLVVVVGIDEGLFSADFRASEKLAQQLIQVAGRAGRARDPGEVWLQTHHPGHPLLETLVNGGYHPFAQAELNQRQAAGFPPFAHLALMRAEAQQVEHANAFLLAARKLLGEQDMVEAYGPMPAPMPRRAGYQRTQLLLSAAQRPPLHGVLAQLVPQSYALPEARKVRWSLDVDPTDLY, encoded by the coding sequence ATGGGCCGTTACACTGGCCCGATGCTCGCCCCTGAATCCGGCCCTGTCCCGACCCTGCAGGTCGCCCTGCCCGTGCCCCTGCCGCGCCTGTTCGACTACCTGCCACCGCAGGGCGAAGGCCCGACGGTAGCGGTCGGCTGCCGGCTGAAGGTGCCGTTCGGCAACCGCGAACTGATCGGCGTGGTGGCCGGCCACGGGCAAACCGAGGACAGCCAGGGCCTGCGCCAGGCACTGGCCTGGTGTGACACCACACCGCTGCTGCAGGGCGAGTTGTGGCAGAGCCTGCAGTGGCTGGCCCGCTATACCCACGCCCCCTTGGGCGAAGTACTGAGCACCGCCCTGCCCGGCCCGCTGCGGCATGGCGAACCGCTGCCCGACACCCATCACTGGGGTTGGCAGCTGACAGCTGAAGGCCATGCCCAGCGCGAGAAGCTGCGCGCCGGCAGCCGACCGCGGCAATTGGCCGAGCTGCTGGCCGAAGCGGTGGTGGACGAAGATGTCCTGTCCGCGCGCATGCAGGACTGGCGGGTGGCCGCACGCAGCCTGGGCAAGCGCGACCTGGCCGAGCGCATCGCCCTGAGCGTGGCGCCGCAGCACGCCCAGCCCCTGCCCGGCCCCACCCTCAATGCGGAGCAGGCCGAAGCGGTGGCCGCGATCACCGCCGCCGAAAGCTTCCAGGCATTCCTGCTGGACGGGGTGACCGGCAGCGGCAAGACCGAGGTCTACCTGCAGGCCATCATCCATTGCCTGGCGCAGGGCAGGCAGGCCCTGGTGCTGGTGCCCGAGATCGGCCTGACCCCGCAGACTCTGGCGCGCTTCCGCGGCCGTCTCGGCATCGCCGTGCATGCGTTGCACTCGGGGCTGACCGACAACGAACGCGCGCGGGTCTGGGCTGCGGCCTCGCGCGGCGAAGCACGGGTGATCGTGGGCACGCGTTCGGCGGTGTTCATTCCGCTGCCGCAACCCGGCCTGCTGATCGTGGACGAAGAGCACGACGGCAGCTACAAGCAGCAGGACGGCATCCGCTACCACGCACGTGATTTCGCTCTGGTGCGGGCCAAGGCGCAGGGCATTCCGGTGCTGCTGGGCAGCGCCACGCCGTCATTGGAAACCCTGCACAACGCCTATGCCGGCCGCTATGCGCACCTGCGCCTGAAGCAGCGCGCCGGTGATGCCCGACCGCCGCGCGTGCGCATCCTCGACGTCCGCAAGCGTCCGCTGCGCGATGGCCTTTCTGCCGACGTGCTGGCCGGCATCGGCGAACACCTGCAGCGTGGCCAGCAGGTGCTGGTGTTCAAGAACCGCCGCGGCTATGCGCCGGTGCTGCTGTGCCACGACTGCGGCTGGACCGCACCCTGCAACCGCTGCGATGCACCGATGACCGTGCATGGCGGTGGCCGTCGCCTGCAATGCCATCACTGCGGTGCGCGGCAGCCGGCACCACTGGCCTGCCCCGCCTGCGGCAGCCTGGCCCTGCAGCCACAGGGCATCGGCACCGAGCGGCTGGAAGAACACCTGGTCAGTGCCTTCGCCGATTTCCCGGTGGTGCGCATCGACCGTGGCACCACCGCCCGCCGCGATGCGCTGGAGCAGCAGCTGGCCAAGCTCGGCAACGCGCCCGGCATCCTGGTCGGGACGCAGATCCTGGCCAAGGGCCACGACCTGCCCAAGCTGACGCTGGTGGTGGTGGTGGGCATCGACGAAGGCCTGTTCTCGGCCGATTTCCGCGCCAGCGAAAAACTGGCGCAGCAGCTGATCCAGGTAGCCGGCCGCGCCGGTCGCGCGCGCGATCCGGGTGAAGTGTGGCTGCAGACCCATCATCCGGGCCATCCGCTGCTGGAGACGCTGGTGAACGGTGGCTACCACCCGTTCGCCCAGGCCGAACTCAACCAGCGCCAGGCGGCAGGTTTTCCACCATTCGCGCACCTGGCATTGATGCGTGCCGAAGCACAGCAGGTCGAGCATGCCAACGCGTTCCTGCTCGCTGCGCGGAAACTGCTGGGTGAACAGGACATGGTGGAGGCCTACGGGCCGATGCCGGCGCCGATGCCACGCCGTGCCGGTTATCAGCGAACGCAGCTGCTGCTGTCGGCGGCACAGCGGCCGCCGCTGCATGGGGTACTGGCACAGCTGGTGCCGCAGTCGTACGCGCTGCCGGAGGCACGCAAGGTGCGCTGGTCGCTGGATGTAGATCCGACGGATCTGTACTGA